One genomic window of Candidatus Kuenenia stuttgartiensis includes the following:
- a CDS encoding response regulator has product MHTLSNIRPVEILLVEDNPGDVRLTQEALEESKLYNNLTVVTDGVEAMRCLRKEGKYADATRPDIILLDLNLPKKDGREVLAEIKTDEKLKLIPIVILTTSSNEEDILKSYGLHANCYVTKPVDFDEFIKIVQAVHNFWFSIVKLPAE; this is encoded by the coding sequence ATGCATACTTTATCAAATATCAGGCCTGTTGAAATTCTGCTGGTGGAAGATAATCCGGGCGATGTTCGCCTTACGCAGGAAGCCCTCGAAGAAAGCAAGTTGTACAATAATCTCACGGTAGTTACCGACGGTGTTGAGGCGATGAGATGCCTCCGCAAGGAAGGTAAATACGCTGATGCAACAAGGCCCGATATCATCCTGCTGGATTTGAATTTGCCAAAAAAGGATGGCCGCGAGGTGCTTGCAGAAATTAAAACTGATGAAAAACTGAAATTAATTCCTATTGTAATCCTGACCACATCAAGCAACGAGGAAGATATACTTAAGTCGTATGGCCTCCATGCGAACTGTTACGTAACCAAACCTGTTGATTTTGATGAATTCATAAAGATTGTGCAGGCTGTCCATAATTTTTGGTTTAGTATTGTGAAACTCCCCGCAGAATAA
- a CDS encoding response regulator: protein MKIRHKLVIILAVLLIALNGIVGFFIYKQTRQEFTKEIRGKAKMLVIQLETTRNYLASIMHKIELNEQTKKFIPAVATNAISKNFAEKTGYVIKQTSLRYRNEENKPDLFEEKILRKMEEDPTIKEYWADDVFDGKRVERYLYPLYVTKDCLLCHGPREKAPPVVRDYYDAGYDYQLGEIRGAFSVIIPKEIAEQRYAAAIIFFIIIGTASILLVVVIIFFTTNKFLKPIEKLTAAATAIKKTGDLTTRVEISTNDEVGQLGEAFNDMSDKLRSSYAMLEQRITEKTEHLQKAVSALKRANRMKSEFLANMSHELRTPLNAIIGFAEVLKDKLCGELNAEQEDFVKDIHSSGRHLLQMINDILDLSKIEAGKMELQYESFLVSDAIEDVYTILKGLAKKKQLQLKTVIQEDVKDIEADRVKFKQILYNLLSNSIKFTPQNGTITTNAAIVDGKMQVSVSDSGIGIKPEDREKVFKEFWQADSSFSRKYEGTGLGLALTRRIVEMHGGKIWLKSEYGKGSTFYFTIPVTKSQRILHPEDEMATVCPICGEEVGDEGTHVHKLSPVVTKGKKTILVIEDNRMSANLLTLYLTNAGYNVVVTADGVGAVEKAKQCNPFLITLDILLPGIDGWEVISKLKGDKDTAHIPVIIVSIFDNKELGYSLGAAEYLIKPVGRKQLVDAVNAVANTLKTKEEPVKILVVDDDEKAVKHITTILKEKGCDVLKAYSGEAGINLALEKHPDIIILDLMMPGMSGFEVIEILKAHPVAKEIPIIICSAKDITPEEKKELNGNILALIQKGSHTEEDLLMAIRKIEQTHHKG from the coding sequence ATGAAAATAAGACATAAACTGGTAATCATTTTGGCAGTTTTACTGATCGCATTGAACGGTATCGTGGGGTTTTTTATCTACAAGCAAACACGCCAGGAATTCACAAAAGAAATCCGGGGAAAGGCAAAAATGCTGGTGATACAACTGGAAACGACACGGAATTATCTTGCCTCCATCATGCATAAAATAGAACTTAACGAGCAAACAAAAAAATTTATTCCTGCCGTTGCCACAAACGCCATCAGTAAAAATTTTGCAGAAAAAACGGGTTATGTCATTAAACAGACGAGCTTAAGATACCGGAATGAAGAAAACAAACCCGATCTCTTCGAAGAAAAAATACTCAGGAAAATGGAAGAAGACCCTACTATTAAGGAATACTGGGCAGACGATGTTTTTGATGGAAAAAGAGTAGAACGTTACCTATATCCGCTATATGTAACAAAAGACTGCCTTCTTTGTCACGGGCCAAGAGAAAAGGCACCACCGGTTGTGCGGGATTATTATGATGCGGGCTATGATTACCAACTGGGAGAAATAAGGGGGGCGTTCAGCGTCATTATACCAAAGGAAATAGCTGAACAGCGGTATGCCGCGGCTATTATATTTTTCATTATTATTGGAACGGCAAGCATTTTACTGGTAGTGGTCATTATATTTTTCACTACAAACAAATTCCTGAAGCCTATAGAAAAATTAACTGCCGCCGCCACGGCCATTAAAAAAACCGGCGATTTAACAACAAGGGTAGAAATTTCAACCAATGATGAAGTCGGGCAGTTGGGAGAAGCTTTTAATGACATGTCGGACAAGTTGAGGTCATCGTATGCTATGCTGGAGCAGCGTATTACTGAGAAAACAGAACATTTACAAAAGGCGGTCTCTGCGCTGAAGCGTGCGAACAGGATGAAATCAGAGTTTTTAGCCAATATGTCTCACGAACTCCGTACCCCTCTTAACGCAATAATCGGATTTGCGGAGGTGCTGAAAGATAAACTCTGCGGAGAGTTAAATGCCGAGCAGGAAGATTTTGTTAAGGACATCCACAGCAGCGGGAGACATCTTCTGCAAATGATTAACGATATACTGGATTTGTCAAAAATCGAAGCCGGCAAGATGGAACTGCAGTATGAATCATTTCTTGTATCCGACGCCATCGAGGATGTCTATACTATTTTAAAAGGCCTGGCCAAAAAGAAGCAGCTTCAGTTAAAAACGGTTATACAAGAAGATGTGAAAGATATTGAAGCAGACCGGGTGAAATTTAAACAGATATTATACAACCTTCTCTCAAACTCCATAAAATTCACGCCGCAGAATGGTACAATTACAACAAATGCAGCTATTGTGGACGGAAAAATGCAGGTTTCCGTGTCTGATTCAGGCATAGGGATAAAACCCGAGGACCGTGAAAAAGTGTTTAAAGAATTCTGGCAGGCAGACAGCTCGTTTTCAAGAAAATATGAAGGCACAGGGTTGGGACTTGCTTTAACCAGGAGGATTGTTGAGATGCACGGGGGAAAGATTTGGCTCAAAAGTGAATATGGGAAAGGGAGTACTTTTTATTTTACGATTCCAGTAACAAAATCTCAAAGAATCCTGCATCCGGAGGATGAGATGGCTACGGTATGTCCCATATGCGGCGAGGAGGTAGGGGATGAAGGAACACATGTGCATAAGCTGTCCCCGGTAGTAACAAAAGGAAAAAAAACTATTCTCGTTATAGAAGATAATCGTATGTCTGCCAATCTCCTTACCTTATATTTAACGAATGCCGGATATAACGTCGTTGTAACGGCAGACGGAGTAGGTGCAGTTGAAAAGGCGAAACAATGCAACCCGTTCCTGATTACGCTTGACATTTTGCTGCCGGGAATTGACGGATGGGAAGTCATTTCTAAACTGAAGGGCGATAAAGATACCGCTCACATACCGGTAATAATCGTTTCAATCTTTGACAACAAAGAACTTGGGTACAGTCTGGGTGCTGCTGAATATCTGATAAAACCTGTAGGCAGAAAACAGCTAGTAGATGCAGTAAATGCGGTTGCCAATACCTTAAAAACAAAAGAAGAACCAGTGAAAATTCTCGTGGTGGACGATGACGAGAAGGCGGTCAAACATATAACCACTATTCTAAAAGAAAAGGGGTGTGATGTTTTAAAGGCGTACAGCGGCGAAGCAGGCATCAACCTCGCTTTAGAAAAGCACCCTGATATTATCATCCTGGACCTGATGATGCCGGGCATGAGCGGATTTGAAGTCATAGAAATATTAAAAGCACATCCGGTTGCAAAAGAAATCCCTATTATTATTTGCTCCGCAAAGGATATTACCCCGGAAGAGAAAAAAGAATTAAACGGCAACATACTGGCCTTAATTCAAAAGGGAAGTCATACTGAGGAGGATCTCCTTATGGCAATCAGGAAAATAGAGCAAACCCACCATAAAGGATAG
- a CDS encoding EAL domain-containing protein — translation MKNEIKVLLVEDNPGDVYLVREMLDDIQSVSFSLECAYRLSSALQKLENDFIDVILLDLSLPDSQGLKTFCSIQAHASRTPIVVLSGLGDEEVAVEALKKGAQDYLIKGKIDGDSLARTMRYSMERKQIELELQDGKQRYKRLVEILPDIIYRIDANGYFTFINEAVQVFGYEPDELIGKHFSELIHPDDLKKVSRSEVLSEYSGKTSDYKTTPKLFDERRTGQRKTTGLQIRVKSKKSPEYMEYTIQIIKWPKKHEKIIEVAATGHYDSDIMKNDKRFVGTVGVIRDITGSKHAEEMICTLSLAVEQSPAMIAVTDTDGRIDYINPKFCKVTGFEPEEVLGKNLIDIIQPGGESLSMADKTLWKAITSKGEWKEAFSSRKKHGELFWTSLSLSAIKSNEGFISHYLAIMEDITEHKQAEERIHYLAYYDSLTALPNRELFHDRLNMAIIHAHRKQQMLAVAFIDIDRFKKVNDTLGHSTGDRLLKIIADRLKSCIREEDTVSRQGGDEFVLLLTEISRMEDANDVTQRILKKLKEPVIIDDHDLCISASIGIALYPGDGTTAEALLKNADSAMYISKESGRDNYHFYSSTVQEKAYEQLLEEMYLRRALENRELVLYYQPQVNIATGRLVGMEALLRWKHPKKGLISPAEFIPLAEDTGQIVPIDFWVLHTACKQNMAWQRAGLPSVPIAVNISGHTFGRENLIDFVNNVLHDTRMSPDALDLEITEGIAIQNLQTTIYKLNKLKSLGIQITIDDFGTGFSSLSYLSKFPIQKLKIGMTFIHNLHKDPTNSAIVKAVIAMAKSLQLTVIAEGVETDEQFEFLQGLQCDEFQGYLCSKAVTSEEMGRFLAKNAGKLL, via the coding sequence ATGAAAAATGAAATAAAGGTGCTTTTGGTAGAAGACAACCCTGGCGACGTATACCTGGTTAGGGAAATGCTGGATGATATACAAAGCGTATCCTTCAGCCTTGAGTGCGCCTACCGCCTTTCTTCCGCATTGCAGAAACTGGAAAATGATTTTATAGACGTTATTCTCCTGGACCTTTCACTGCCTGACAGCCAGGGATTAAAAACATTCTGTTCAATACAAGCACATGCTTCAAGAACGCCAATTGTTGTGTTAAGCGGACTTGGCGATGAAGAGGTCGCAGTTGAAGCATTGAAGAAGGGTGCGCAGGACTACCTGATTAAAGGGAAAATAGACGGAGATTCACTTGCCCGCACCATGCGCTATTCCATGGAACGTAAGCAGATCGAACTGGAACTGCAGGACGGAAAACAGCGCTATAAACGACTTGTGGAAATACTGCCCGATATTATCTATAGAATTGACGCAAACGGCTATTTTACCTTCATAAATGAAGCCGTGCAGGTCTTTGGCTATGAGCCTGACGAACTCATCGGCAAACATTTTAGTGAACTGATACACCCTGATGACTTGAAAAAAGTAAGTCGCTCCGAAGTGCTGTCAGAATATTCAGGAAAGACAAGCGACTACAAAACCACGCCTAAATTGTTTGACGAACGAAGAACCGGACAAAGAAAAACCACAGGTTTGCAGATACGGGTAAAATCAAAGAAATCCCCGGAGTACATGGAATACACCATTCAGATTATAAAATGGCCCAAAAAGCATGAAAAGATCATTGAGGTTGCCGCTACAGGACATTACGACTCCGATATTATGAAGAACGATAAGCGATTCGTCGGAACCGTCGGCGTAATAAGAGATATTACCGGGAGTAAACACGCGGAGGAAATGATCTGTACGTTGTCCCTTGCCGTTGAACAAAGCCCGGCAATGATTGCCGTCACCGATACGGATGGCCGCATTGACTATATTAACCCGAAGTTCTGCAAAGTGACCGGCTTTGAACCGGAAGAAGTTCTGGGAAAAAATCTGATAGACATCATACAGCCCGGCGGTGAATCTTTATCCATGGCGGATAAAACGTTGTGGAAAGCAATCACCTCGAAAGGAGAATGGAAGGAAGCATTTTCCAGCAGGAAAAAACACGGAGAACTCTTTTGGACATCACTGTCTCTTTCCGCTATCAAAAGCAATGAAGGATTTATTTCCCATTATCTCGCAATTATGGAAGATATCACAGAGCATAAACAGGCGGAAGAAAGAATCCATTATCTGGCGTACTACGATTCACTGACTGCTTTGCCAAACAGGGAATTATTTCACGACCGTCTTAATATGGCAATAATACACGCTCATCGCAAACAACAAATGCTGGCAGTGGCATTCATTGATATCGACAGATTCAAAAAAGTCAACGATACACTGGGGCATAGCACAGGAGACCGCCTCCTGAAGATAATCGCAGACAGATTAAAAAGCTGCATACGCGAAGAAGATACGGTCAGCCGTCAGGGAGGAGACGAATTTGTGCTATTATTGACGGAAATTTCCAGGATGGAAGATGCAAATGACGTCACACAGAGAATTTTAAAGAAATTAAAAGAGCCGGTAATCATAGACGACCATGATCTCTGCATTAGCGCCAGTATTGGAATCGCCCTGTATCCGGGTGACGGCACAACAGCGGAAGCATTGCTGAAAAATGCCGATTCCGCCATGTACATTTCAAAGGAAAGCGGCAGGGACAACTATCATTTTTACTCCTCAACTGTGCAGGAAAAAGCCTACGAGCAGCTCCTCGAAGAAATGTACCTGCGCCGTGCCCTGGAGAACAGGGAGCTGGTTTTATACTATCAGCCGCAGGTGAATATTGCTACAGGGCGATTGGTTGGCATGGAAGCCCTTTTGCGTTGGAAACATCCTAAAAAAGGATTGATTTCCCCCGCAGAATTTATACCATTGGCGGAAGACACCGGGCAAATCGTGCCTATCGATTTCTGGGTGTTGCACACGGCCTGCAAACAGAACATGGCATGGCAAAGAGCCGGCCTCCCTTCCGTACCCATAGCGGTAAACATTTCAGGACATACTTTTGGACGCGAAAACCTGATAGATTTTGTGAATAACGTCTTACATGATACCCGTATGTCTCCCGATGCCCTTGATCTTGAGATCACGGAAGGTATTGCCATCCAAAACCTGCAAACCACCATTTACAAACTGAATAAATTGAAAAGCCTCGGGATTCAGATCACTATTGATGATTTTGGTACGGGCTTTTCCTCTTTAAGCTATCTCAGTAAATTCCCTATACAAAAACTCAAAATTGGCATGACATTTATTCATAACCTACATAAAGACCCGACTAATTCAGCGATTGTAAAAGCAGTTATCGCCATGGCAAAAAGTCTTCAACTTACGGTAATTGCTGAGGGCGTAGAGACAGATGAACAATTTGAATTTCTCCAGGGGCTGCAATGCGATGAATTCCAGGGCTATCTTTGCAGTAAAGCAGTGACGTCAGAAGAAATGGGAAGGTTTCTGGCAAAAAATGCCGGGAAGTTACTTTAA
- a CDS encoding response regulator: MSNKNVMVVEDNEKNRKLIRVVLKAKGYNVIEATTGEEALSLLKEQIPDIILMDIQLPGIDGLTLIRQIKADAGKKDIPIIAVTAHAMKGDQQKILDTGCDAYMSKPIDTRELPLTIEKYLKK; this comes from the coding sequence ATGTCGAATAAAAACGTAATGGTAGTAGAAGATAATGAAAAAAACAGAAAATTGATACGCGTCGTGCTTAAAGCAAAGGGATATAATGTCATCGAAGCAACTACCGGCGAGGAAGCATTAAGTTTGTTGAAAGAACAAATACCGGATATCATTCTTATGGACATACAACTTCCAGGGATTGACGGGCTGACACTGATACGGCAAATCAAAGCCGATGCCGGTAAAAAAGATATTCCCATAATAGCGGTAACTGCCCATGCAATGAAGGGGGACCAACAAAAGATACTGGATACGGGTTGTGACGCATATATGAGCAAACCTATTGATACAAGAGAATTGCCTCTTACTATAGAAAAATATTTAAAAAAATAA
- a CDS encoding PAS domain S-box protein has translation MTTLFEDGLHGLNKQHLSMLIHSIEHGSRSVIVTDVKGCIQYVNPAFVKITGYAKEEAIGKNPRILKSGETPQGQYKQLWETIVSGNEWEGEFHNRKKTGEYYWVFATISPMKNEEGAITHFVAIQREITERKRKEVRFNAFVKNTADALIAIDEQGVVELFNPAAEKMFGYKKEEVVGENVIMLMPESYRKKHEDGLKRYLNTGKARILGTGPIELEALRKDGTAFPIELTIGDARLDEYFTFIGIIRDITERKWAEQKLIHSMEELSRSNAELQQFAYVASHDLQEPLRMITSYTKLLERRYKDKLDSNANEYIAFAVDGAMRMQQLINDLLAYSRVTSRCRNFEPVNCTEVFNRVAKNLKIAIEESGAAITQDHLPVVMADPSQLTQLFQNLIGNALKFRGEAPPRVHISAEKKESEWIFSVSDNGIGIDPQYYDRIFIVFQRLHGKEDYPGSGIGLSICKKIVERHSGRIWLKSEPGKGATFYFSLPVRN, from the coding sequence ATGACTACATTATTTGAAGATGGCTTGCACGGTCTTAACAAGCAACATCTTTCCATGCTCATACATAGCATAGAACATGGCTCAAGATCCGTTATCGTTACCGACGTAAAGGGCTGTATCCAATATGTCAATCCTGCCTTTGTTAAAATAACCGGATATGCCAAAGAAGAGGCCATTGGAAAAAATCCACGCATATTAAAATCCGGAGAAACCCCTCAGGGACAGTACAAACAGCTCTGGGAAACCATTGTCTCCGGAAACGAATGGGAGGGGGAATTCCACAACCGGAAAAAGACCGGAGAATATTATTGGGTCTTTGCAACCATTTCCCCAATGAAGAACGAAGAAGGGGCCATTACCCATTTCGTTGCAATTCAAAGAGAAATCACTGAACGCAAGCGTAAAGAAGTACGCTTCAATGCGTTTGTCAAAAACACGGCGGACGCCCTTATTGCCATCGATGAACAGGGCGTTGTTGAACTATTTAATCCTGCCGCAGAAAAGATGTTTGGTTATAAAAAAGAAGAGGTTGTTGGCGAAAACGTTATTATGCTAATGCCGGAATCATACCGCAAAAAACATGAAGATGGGTTAAAAAGATATTTGAACACGGGAAAGGCCAGAATACTTGGCACAGGGCCTATCGAACTGGAAGCACTGCGAAAAGACGGAACGGCTTTCCCTATAGAATTAACGATAGGAGATGCCCGCCTGGATGAATATTTTACCTTTATTGGCATTATCCGCGATATTACCGAGCGCAAATGGGCGGAACAGAAATTGATACACTCTATGGAAGAATTGTCCCGTTCCAACGCAGAACTTCAGCAATTTGCCTATGTCGCATCGCATGACCTGCAGGAACCGCTGCGTATGATTACCAGTTATACCAAACTACTGGAGCGCCGTTATAAAGACAAACTTGATTCCAATGCCAACGAATACATTGCCTTTGCAGTGGACGGCGCAATGAGGATGCAACAGCTCATTAATGACCTGCTGGCATATTCGCGTGTGACTTCCCGATGCAGGAATTTTGAACCTGTTAATTGCACGGAGGTGTTTAACCGTGTTGCCAAAAACCTTAAAATAGCCATTGAGGAAAGTGGGGCTGCAATAACCCAGGATCACTTGCCGGTTGTAATGGCCGATCCATCTCAGCTCACACAATTATTTCAGAATCTTATTGGCAACGCCCTTAAATTCCGCGGCGAAGCGCCTCCGCGTGTACATATTTCTGCAGAGAAAAAAGAGAGTGAATGGATATTCTCTGTCAGCGACAATGGTATCGGAATAGACCCGCAGTATTACGATCGCATATTCATTGTTTTCCAGAGATTGCATGGCAAAGAAGACTATCCAGGATCCGGGATAGGGCTTTCCATTTGCAAAAAGATCGTTGAACGCCATTCCGGACGGATATGGTTAAAATCAGAGCCGGGGAAAGGCGCTACATTTTATTTCTCACTGCCCGTAAGAAATTAA
- a CDS encoding glycoside hydrolase family 15 protein — protein MPRDIPVGNGSLLVTFDSSYSVRDFYFPYVGKENHTRGYPCRFGLWTQEGFSWINPKEWNISLGYLDETLVTAVFLRHEKLCLQLMCNDVVDFEKNIYLRKMIIKNSAPTEREIRLFFHQDLSVMENEIGDTVFYDAKQNCLIHYKGPRYFLINCSAGDVWGVREYATGIKRHQGAEGTWRDAEDGILGGNPIAQGSVDSTIGISLKIPPFGESVAYYWIAVGRTYAEVNLLNNILLSEKPQAILDRTASYWKHWVNKEEFNYGNLPAEVINLFKRSLLVLKTQIDNGGAIIAANDSDILQYAKDTYSYMWPRDGALVAHALMSAGYSTVCRKFFDFCANVVAPYNFCASVMVEDGFLLHKYNPDGSFGSSWHPWVRGEEIHVPIQEDETALLLWAIGQYYDMYRKIDVIRPLYHSFIEKAADFLVSYRDDETELPLPSYDLWEERRGILSFTVATVYGGLMAASRLSEIFNYTEKTKLYRQTAEKIRKAMDQYLYSEKLNRFLRMIVPKEEGGFEIDETVDASLYGLFAFGAYPPDDVRVQNTMKAIEEVLWVKTEIGGIARYERDFYQRAGNDDSIPGNPWIICTMWLAQYYIAITKSVKDLDRSIYYLKWAVSRALPSGVLAEQINPFTGEPMSVSPLTWSHATLVQTVMDYLKKLQELHTCGQCGRSIFLHERDGRQQIKKHLPGNLVSFEEQDVRQYADNVILKKNGAAISVNIDKNKCVGCGICAVRAGDAIALVNDKARLVPEKTGTWDVEEGFEKCCPLGAILVKKET, from the coding sequence ATGCCCAGAGATATTCCCGTTGGAAACGGATCATTATTGGTGACCTTCGATTCAAGCTATTCGGTTCGGGATTTTTACTTCCCTTATGTTGGAAAAGAAAACCATACCAGGGGTTATCCATGCCGGTTTGGGCTATGGACACAGGAAGGTTTTTCGTGGATTAATCCCAAAGAATGGAATATTTCTTTGGGGTATCTTGATGAAACGTTGGTGACTGCTGTGTTCCTCCGTCATGAAAAGCTGTGCCTTCAACTCATGTGTAACGATGTAGTTGATTTTGAGAAAAATATTTATTTGCGGAAAATGATAATTAAAAACTCCGCCCCAACAGAAAGAGAAATACGTCTTTTTTTCCATCAGGATCTGAGTGTTATGGAAAATGAAATTGGCGATACGGTGTTTTACGACGCAAAACAAAACTGCCTCATTCATTATAAAGGTCCCCGTTACTTTTTAATCAACTGTTCGGCCGGAGACGTGTGGGGGGTGCGCGAATACGCTACCGGCATAAAACGGCACCAGGGGGCGGAAGGCACCTGGCGTGATGCGGAAGACGGCATTCTGGGAGGTAATCCAATTGCCCAGGGATCTGTAGACTCGACAATCGGCATTTCCCTGAAAATCCCTCCTTTCGGAGAATCGGTTGCATACTATTGGATTGCCGTCGGCAGGACGTATGCCGAAGTAAATTTGTTAAATAATATTCTTTTAAGCGAAAAGCCGCAAGCCATACTCGACCGTACTGCAAGCTACTGGAAACATTGGGTCAATAAAGAGGAATTTAATTATGGGAACCTTCCGGCTGAAGTAATTAATCTCTTTAAACGCAGTTTGTTGGTGCTTAAAACACAGATCGACAACGGCGGGGCAATTATTGCTGCAAATGATTCGGATATCCTTCAATACGCAAAAGATACCTATAGTTATATGTGGCCAAGGGATGGTGCTTTAGTTGCCCATGCGCTCATGAGCGCTGGCTATAGCACTGTCTGCAGAAAGTTTTTTGACTTTTGTGCGAACGTGGTTGCTCCGTACAACTTTTGTGCAAGTGTTATGGTCGAAGACGGCTTTTTATTGCACAAATACAACCCTGACGGTTCATTCGGCAGTTCGTGGCACCCTTGGGTAAGAGGAGAAGAAATACATGTGCCTATCCAGGAAGACGAAACAGCCCTTCTTCTCTGGGCGATTGGGCAATATTATGACATGTATCGGAAAATCGATGTAATACGCCCGCTATACCATTCGTTTATTGAAAAGGCCGCAGATTTTCTTGTAAGCTACAGAGATGATGAAACGGAATTGCCCCTCCCTTCGTATGATCTTTGGGAAGAAAGACGCGGTATTTTATCGTTTACAGTAGCTACCGTATACGGAGGCCTGATGGCCGCGTCCAGGCTCTCCGAAATATTCAATTACACGGAAAAGACAAAACTATACCGGCAGACTGCTGAAAAAATTAGAAAAGCGATGGATCAATATCTTTATAGTGAAAAGCTTAACCGGTTTTTACGCATGATAGTTCCGAAAGAAGAAGGTGGATTTGAAATAGACGAAACTGTTGACGCAAGCCTTTACGGGCTGTTTGCCTTTGGCGCTTACCCACCGGATGATGTCAGAGTACAAAACACTATGAAGGCAATTGAAGAGGTCTTGTGGGTAAAGACGGAAATAGGAGGAATTGCCCGATACGAAAGGGATTTTTATCAGCGTGCCGGCAATGATGACTCAATTCCAGGGAACCCCTGGATTATTTGCACTATGTGGCTGGCGCAGTATTATATTGCAATTACAAAATCCGTGAAAGACCTTGATAGGTCAATATACTATTTAAAATGGGCTGTTTCACGCGCACTGCCTTCCGGCGTGCTTGCGGAACAAATTAACCCCTTTACCGGAGAGCCGATGTCTGTCTCACCCTTAACATGGAGCCACGCCACCCTCGTTCAAACAGTCATGGACTACCTGAAAAAATTACAGGAACTGCATACCTGCGGGCAATGTGGCAGATCAATATTTCTGCATGAAAGGGATGGCAGGCAGCAAATAAAAAAACATCTGCCCGGGAACCTTGTTTCTTTTGAGGAACAAGATGTCCGCCAGTATGCCGATAACGTAATCTTAAAGAAAAATGGCGCGGCTATCTCTGTAAATATAGACAAAAATAAATGTGTTGGCTGCGGAATTTGCGCAGTAAGAGCCGGCGATGCGATTGCACTTGTAAATGATAAGGCAAGGCTTGTTCCGGAGAAAACAGGCACGTGGGATGTTGAGGAAGGATTTGAAAAGTGTTGTCCGTTAGGGGCTATTCTCGTTAAAAAAGAAACATGA
- a CDS encoding response regulator, producing MAKILVADDITQNVKLLRVILTAFKYEVIEAYDGEEALNKARTENPDLILLDIMMPKITGYEVCKKLRADEATKNIPIIMITALHEMDDRIKGIEAGADDFISKPFNKTELLARVKSLLRPRTVAGREDESEVLNIILANIDEGVVVVNGQWEIKNINQTAQQLLQIPGTEQKDMLACLSQMELTTPVDTLANAQEKDTNFQISISKGQTPVKINARLIKIFDADKKLSTGVLIMKNP from the coding sequence ATGGCAAAAATACTGGTAGCCGATGATATAACACAAAATGTCAAACTGCTGAGGGTTATTTTAACAGCATTCAAATATGAAGTAATCGAAGCATATGACGGAGAAGAGGCTTTAAACAAGGCAAGAACGGAAAACCCCGATTTAATTTTGCTTGACATAATGATGCCTAAGATTACCGGATACGAAGTTTGTAAAAAATTACGCGCGGATGAGGCCACAAAAAACATCCCGATAATAATGATTACCGCTTTGCATGAAATGGACGACCGCATTAAGGGGATTGAGGCAGGTGCGGATGATTTTATCAGCAAGCCCTTCAACAAAACAGAACTCCTTGCAAGGGTAAAATCATTGCTTCGTCCGAGAACTGTGGCAGGCAGGGAGGATGAATCTGAAGTACTCAACATAATACTGGCAAATATAGATGAAGGCGTTGTTGTGGTCAACGGTCAGTGGGAAATTAAAAATATTAATCAAACCGCACAGCAACTATTGCAAATCCCAGGAACGGAGCAAAAGGACATGCTTGCCTGCCTCTCTCAAATGGAGCTGACAACGCCCGTTGATACGCTTGCCAACGCACAGGAAAAAGACACAAATTTTCAGATATCCATTTCCAAAGGACAAACGCCGGTAAAAATAAACGCCCGATTAATAAAGATTTTCGATGCAGATAAAAAGTTGTCAACCGGTGTACTGATTATGAAGAATCCATAG